In Jejubacter calystegiae, the following are encoded in one genomic region:
- the aspA gene encoding aspartate ammonia-lyase, which translates to MLNNIRIEEDLLGTREVPAEAYYGIHTLRAIENFYISNNKISDIPEFVRGMVMVKKAAALANKELQTIPRSVADSIIAACDEVLNNGKCMDQFPVDVYQGGAGTSVNMNTNEVLANIGLELMGHQKGEYQYLNPNDHVNKCQSTNDAYPTGFRIAVYTSIVKLVDAINQLGEGFQRKGVEFEGVLKMGRTQLQDAVPMTLGQEFHAFRVLLNEETKNLLRTAELLLEVNLGATAIGTRLNTPDGYQQLAVQRLAEVSNLPVVPAEDLIEATSDCGAYVMVHSSLKRLAVKLSKICNDLRLLSSGPRAGLNEINLPELQAGSSIMPAKVNPVVPEVVNQVCFKVIGNDTTVTMASEAGQLQLNVMEPVIGQALFESIHILTNACYNLLEKTVNGITANKEVCESYVYNSIGIVTYLNPYIGHHNGDIVGKICAETGKSVREVVLERGLLSEAELDDIFSVHNLMHPAYKAKRYTDESEQ; encoded by the coding sequence ATGTTAAACAACATTCGTATCGAAGAAGATTTGTTGGGTACCAGGGAAGTTCCGGCAGAGGCCTACTACGGTATCCATACTCTGAGAGCGATTGAAAACTTCTATATCAGTAACAACAAAATCAGTGATATCCCTGAGTTTGTGCGCGGTATGGTCATGGTCAAAAAGGCCGCCGCGCTGGCGAACAAAGAGTTGCAGACCATTCCGCGCAGCGTCGCCGATAGCATTATTGCCGCCTGCGATGAAGTGCTGAACAACGGTAAGTGCATGGATCAGTTCCCGGTGGATGTCTATCAGGGCGGCGCCGGTACTTCCGTAAACATGAACACCAATGAAGTGTTAGCCAACATCGGCCTGGAGCTGATGGGACATCAGAAGGGGGAGTATCAGTACCTCAACCCCAACGACCATGTGAACAAATGCCAGTCTACCAACGACGCCTATCCCACCGGCTTCCGTATCGCAGTCTATACCTCCATCGTGAAACTGGTCGATGCCATCAACCAACTGGGCGAAGGCTTCCAGCGTAAAGGCGTTGAATTCGAAGGCGTGCTGAAAATGGGCCGCACCCAGTTGCAGGACGCTGTTCCCATGACCCTGGGGCAGGAGTTCCACGCCTTCCGGGTTCTGCTGAATGAAGAGACCAAAAACCTGCTGCGTACCGCAGAGCTACTGCTCGAGGTAAACCTGGGCGCTACCGCTATCGGTACCCGCCTCAACACCCCGGACGGCTATCAGCAACTGGCGGTGCAAAGGCTGGCCGAAGTCAGCAATCTGCCGGTGGTACCGGCCGAAGACCTGATCGAGGCCACCTCCGACTGCGGCGCCTACGTTATGGTGCACAGCTCCCTGAAGCGTCTGGCGGTGAAGCTTTCCAAGATCTGTAACGACCTGCGCCTGCTCTCTTCCGGACCGCGTGCGGGCCTGAACGAAATCAATCTACCGGAACTGCAGGCGGGCTCCTCCATTATGCCGGCCAAGGTCAACCCGGTGGTGCCGGAAGTGGTCAACCAGGTCTGCTTTAAGGTCATCGGCAACGACACCACTGTCACTATGGCGTCGGAAGCCGGTCAACTGCAGCTGAACGTCATGGAACCGGTGATTGGTCAGGCGCTGTTCGAATCCATCCATATTCTGACTAATGCCTGCTACAATCTGCTGGAAAAAACCGTGAATGGCATTACGGCGAATAAAGAGGTGTGCGAGAGCTATGTCTATAACTCTATCGGCATCGTCACCTATCTGAATCCGTATATTGGCCATCACAATGGCGATATTGTCGGGAAAATCTGTGCTGAAACCGGTAAGAGCGTGCGTGAAGTGGTACTGGAGCGCGGTCTGCTGAGCGAGGCGGAGCTGGACGATATCTTCTCGGTGCATAACCTGATGCACCCCGCTTATAAAGCTAAACGCTATACCGATGAAAGCGAGCAATAA
- a CDS encoding FxsA family protein, whose product MRWIPLIAIFLYVYIEMSIFIQVAHVIGVLLTLVLVIFTSVIGMSLVRNQGFKNFILMQQKMSEGENPAAEMIKSVSLIIAGILLLLPGFFTDFLGLLLLLPPVQKLLTVRLLPHLRFTRMPGGGFGQGPGAGGGQTFDGEFQRKDESPKSLEERDRDER is encoded by the coding sequence GTGCGCTGGATACCTTTAATCGCCATCTTCCTCTACGTCTACATAGAGATGTCCATCTTTATTCAGGTCGCCCATGTGATAGGGGTGCTGTTAACCCTGGTGCTGGTGATCTTCACATCGGTGATCGGCATGTCGCTGGTGCGTAATCAGGGATTTAAAAACTTTATTCTGATGCAGCAGAAAATGTCGGAAGGAGAGAATCCGGCAGCAGAAATGATTAAGAGCGTATCGCTGATTATCGCCGGTATCTTGCTGCTGCTGCCTGGCTTCTTTACCGATTTTCTGGGATTACTGTTGCTGCTGCCGCCAGTGCAGAAACTGTTGACGGTGCGGCTGCTTCCCCATCTGCGTTTTACCCGTATGCCTGGCGGCGGTTTCGGTCAGGGACCAGGGGCTGGCGGGGGCCAGACCTTCGACGGGGAGTTCCAGCGCAAAGATGAATCGCCGAAGTCGCTGGAAGAGCGCGATCGCGACGAGCGATAA
- a CDS encoding co-chaperone GroES, whose product MKIRPLHDRVIVKRKEVESKSAGGIVLTGSAAGKSTRGEVLAVGNGRILENGEVKPLDVKVGDIVIFNDGYGVKAEKIDNEEVLIMSESDILAIVEA is encoded by the coding sequence ATGAAAATTCGTCCATTGCATGATCGTGTGATCGTCAAGCGTAAAGAAGTCGAATCCAAATCTGCTGGCGGCATCGTTCTTACCGGTTCTGCGGCGGGTAAATCCACCCGCGGCGAAGTGCTGGCTGTAGGCAATGGCCGCATCCTTGAAAATGGCGAAGTGAAGCCGCTGGACGTGAAAGTCGGCGACATCGTGATTTTCAACGATGGCTACGGTGTTAAAGCTGAAAAGATCGACAACGAAGAAGTTCTGATCATGTCCGAAAGCGACATTCTGGCGATTGTTGAAGCTTAA
- the groL gene encoding chaperonin GroEL (60 kDa chaperone family; promotes refolding of misfolded polypeptides especially under stressful conditions; forms two stacked rings of heptamers to form a barrel-shaped 14mer; ends can be capped by GroES; misfolded proteins enter the barrel where they are refolded when GroES binds), with amino-acid sequence MAAKDVKFGNDARTKMLRGVNVLADAVKVTLGPKGRNVVLDKSFGAPTITKDGVSVAREIELEDKFENMGAQMVKEVASKANDAAGDGTTTATVLAQSIVSEGLKAVAAGMNPMDLKRGIDKAVIAAVEELKALSVPCSDSKAIAQVGTISANSDETVGKLIAEAMEKVGKEGVITVEEGTGLQDELDVVEGMQFDRGYLSPYFINKPETGTVELENPFILLADKKISNIRELLPLLEAVAKAGKPLLIVAEDVEGEALATLVVNTMRGIVKVAAVKAPGFGDRRKAMLQDIAVLTGGTVISEEIGMELEKATLEDLGQAKRVAINKDTTTIIDGTGEEAAIQGRVTQIRQQIEEATSDYDREKLQERVAKLAGGVAVIKVGAATEVEMKEKKARVEDALHATRAAVEEGVVAGGGVALVRVAAKLAGLTGQNEEQNVGIKVALRAMEAPLRQIVSNAGEEPSVVANNVKAGDGNYGYNAATEEYGNMIDFGILDPTKVTRSALQYASSVAGLMITTECMVTDLPKEDKADLGAAGGMGGMGGMGGMM; translated from the coding sequence ATGGCAGCTAAAGACGTAAAATTCGGTAATGACGCCCGCACCAAAATGCTGCGCGGCGTTAACGTACTGGCAGACGCAGTAAAAGTCACTCTGGGCCCGAAAGGCCGTAACGTCGTGCTGGACAAGTCCTTCGGTGCGCCGACCATCACCAAAGATGGCGTTTCTGTTGCGCGTGAGATCGAACTGGAAGACAAGTTCGAAAACATGGGCGCGCAGATGGTGAAAGAAGTGGCCTCTAAAGCGAACGACGCTGCAGGTGACGGCACCACCACCGCGACCGTACTGGCGCAGTCTATCGTTAGCGAAGGCCTGAAAGCCGTTGCTGCGGGCATGAACCCGATGGATCTGAAGCGCGGTATCGATAAAGCCGTTATCGCCGCGGTTGAAGAGCTGAAAGCGCTGTCCGTACCTTGCTCTGACTCCAAAGCCATTGCCCAGGTAGGCACCATCTCCGCTAACTCCGACGAGACTGTCGGCAAGCTGATTGCCGAAGCGATGGAAAAAGTGGGCAAAGAAGGTGTTATCACCGTTGAAGAAGGCACCGGTCTGCAGGACGAACTGGACGTGGTTGAAGGTATGCAGTTCGACCGTGGCTACCTGTCTCCGTACTTCATCAACAAGCCGGAAACCGGTACCGTTGAACTGGAAAACCCGTTCATCCTGCTGGCTGACAAGAAAATCTCCAACATTCGCGAACTGCTGCCGCTGCTGGAAGCCGTTGCTAAAGCTGGCAAGCCGCTGCTGATCGTTGCTGAAGATGTTGAAGGCGAAGCGCTGGCGACCCTGGTGGTTAACACCATGCGCGGCATTGTGAAAGTGGCTGCCGTTAAGGCGCCGGGCTTCGGCGATCGCCGTAAAGCCATGCTGCAGGATATCGCTGTTCTGACCGGCGGTACCGTAATCTCTGAAGAGATCGGTATGGAGCTGGAAAAAGCGACCCTGGAAGATCTGGGTCAGGCAAAACGCGTTGCTATCAACAAAGACACCACCACCATCATCGACGGTACTGGTGAAGAAGCGGCGATTCAGGGTCGTGTTACCCAGATTCGTCAGCAGATCGAAGAAGCCACCTCTGACTACGATCGTGAAAAACTGCAGGAGCGGGTGGCTAAACTGGCTGGCGGTGTAGCCGTTATCAAAGTTGGCGCAGCGACTGAAGTTGAAATGAAAGAGAAGAAAGCCCGCGTTGAAGATGCCCTGCACGCAACCCGCGCAGCGGTAGAAGAAGGCGTGGTTGCTGGCGGCGGCGTGGCGCTGGTGCGCGTAGCTGCGAAGCTTGCTGGCCTGACGGGTCAGAACGAAGAGCAGAACGTGGGTATCAAAGTCGCTCTGCGCGCAATGGAAGCTCCGCTGCGTCAGATCGTTTCCAACGCTGGCGAAGAGCCGTCTGTGGTTGCTAACAACGTGAAAGCGGGCGACGGTAACTACGGTTACAACGCGGCGACCGAAGAGTACGGCAACATGATCGACTTCGGTATCCTGGATCCGACTAAAGTGACCCGTTCTGCGCTGCAGTACGCTTCCTCTGTTGCTGGTCTGATGATCACCACCGAGTGCATGGTGACCGACCTGCCGAAAGAAGACAAAGCTGACTTAGGCGCAGCTGGCGGCATGGGTGGCATGGGCGGTATGGGCGGCATGATGTAA
- a CDS encoding DUF4156 domain-containing protein has product MRVKLSAGMVVAALLLAGCSSSKSLSTAGESVRFVQEQPGSECQLLGTATGEQSNWLSGPGGGEGGSMRSAANDLRNQAAVMGGNVLYGVSSPDQNLLSSFVPTASTMAGQVYKCPN; this is encoded by the coding sequence ATGCGCGTAAAACTTTCAGCAGGAATGGTTGTGGCGGCACTGCTGCTGGCAGGCTGTAGCAGCAGCAAGTCGCTGTCCACGGCTGGTGAGAGCGTCCGCTTTGTTCAGGAGCAGCCGGGCAGCGAGTGTCAGCTGCTGGGTACCGCAACGGGTGAGCAGAGCAACTGGCTATCCGGCCCCGGAGGCGGCGAGGGCGGCTCTATGCGCAGCGCGGCTAACGACCTGCGCAATCAGGCCGCGGTTATGGGGGGGAACGTACTCTATGGCGTCAGCAGCCCGGATCAAAACCTGCTTTCCAGCTTTGTGCCCACCGCCAGCACGATGGCCGGCCAGGTCTATAAGTGCCCGAACTGA
- a CDS encoding LutC/YkgG family protein, translating to MENRDAFLANIARQLGREVRTTPEAPPEPVNDYATTRLTELDARQRCDAFIAFASGAMLVSCEMTSENEVADAALRLCEEYGGAPVVVSGDERLKTLGVTQRLTDALHADIWDPAVGEQNIQRAEQAKVGVVYAEYGLTESGGVVLFSAPERGRSISLLPESSVFILRKSTILPRVAQLAETLHQRAIQGERMPSCINLISGPSSTADIELIKVVGVHGPVNAAYLIIDDC from the coding sequence ATGGAAAATCGCGATGCTTTTCTGGCGAATATCGCCCGCCAGCTCGGGCGCGAAGTTCGCACCACGCCGGAAGCGCCCCCTGAACCGGTCAATGACTATGCCACCACGCGTCTGACGGAGCTGGATGCCCGGCAACGCTGCGATGCGTTTATTGCCTTCGCCTCCGGGGCCATGCTGGTCAGCTGTGAAATGACCAGTGAAAACGAAGTGGCCGATGCGGCACTGCGCCTGTGCGAAGAGTACGGCGGCGCGCCGGTGGTGGTCAGCGGGGATGAGCGCCTGAAAACGCTGGGTGTCACACAACGTTTGACTGACGCGCTGCATGCCGATATCTGGGATCCCGCCGTAGGCGAACAGAATATCCAGCGGGCGGAGCAGGCGAAGGTCGGCGTGGTCTATGCCGAATACGGACTCACCGAATCCGGCGGCGTGGTACTGTTTTCCGCGCCGGAACGTGGGCGCTCCATCAGCCTGCTGCCGGAATCCTCTGTCTTTATTCTGCGCAAGAGCACCATTCTGCCAAGGGTGGCGCAGTTGGCGGAAACGCTGCATCAGCGGGCGATACAGGGCGAGCGGATGCCCTCCTGCATCAATCTGATTAGCGGCCCCAGCTCTACGGCGGATATTGAGCTGATTAAGGTGGTGGGCGTTCACGGCCCGGTTAACGCGGCTTATCTGATTATTGACGACTGCTGA
- a CDS encoding LutB/LldF family L-lactate oxidation iron-sulfur protein, producing MYLKTSDLNFKDRIREEINDPIMRHAVARAQETIGANRQKMVDELGHWEEWRERAEQIRNHVLENLDAYLYQLSEKVTANGGQVFFASTKEEATDYIVKVARAQNARKVVKAKSMVTEEIGMNHALNEAGVDVLETDLAEYILQLDKDAPSHIVVPAIHKDRQQIRRVLHEKLGYDGPDTPEAMTLFIRHKIREDFLSADIGITGCNFAVAETGSICLVTNEGNARMSTTLPKTHIAVMGMERIAPTFKEVDVLIAMLARSAVGARLTGYNTWLTGPREAGHVDGPENFHLVIVDNGRSKALGTQFQDILRCIRCGACMNTCPAYRHIGGHGYGSIYPGPVGAVISPLLGGYEDFKDLPYACSLCTACDSVCPVKIPLSKLILRHRRVMAEGGMTPKAEQRATRMFTMANSHPGLWKVGMVAGAKAASWFIKGGKAPINSGVIGDWTEARDLPEADGESFRSWFKKHKKQGNK from the coding sequence ATGTACCTGAAAACCAGCGATCTCAACTTTAAAGATCGCATCCGCGAAGAGATTAACGATCCCATCATGCGTCACGCAGTGGCCAGGGCTCAGGAGACCATCGGCGCCAATCGCCAGAAGATGGTGGACGAACTCGGGCATTGGGAGGAATGGCGCGAACGGGCAGAGCAGATTCGCAATCACGTGCTGGAAAACCTGGACGCTTACCTGTATCAGCTTTCCGAAAAAGTCACCGCCAACGGCGGCCAGGTGTTTTTCGCCAGCACCAAAGAAGAAGCGACCGACTATATCGTTAAGGTCGCCCGGGCGCAGAACGCGCGCAAGGTGGTGAAGGCGAAATCGATGGTCACCGAAGAGATCGGCATGAACCATGCGCTGAACGAGGCGGGCGTCGACGTACTGGAAACCGATCTGGCGGAATATATCCTGCAACTGGACAAGGATGCGCCATCGCACATCGTGGTGCCCGCCATTCATAAAGATCGCCAGCAGATCCGCCGCGTACTGCATGAAAAGCTGGGCTATGACGGCCCGGACACGCCGGAAGCGATGACGCTGTTTATCCGCCACAAGATCCGCGAAGATTTTCTGAGCGCCGATATCGGCATCACCGGCTGTAACTTTGCCGTGGCCGAAACCGGCTCGATCTGCCTGGTCACCAATGAAGGCAACGCGCGCATGTCCACCACCCTGCCGAAGACCCATATCGCGGTGATGGGGATGGAGCGTATCGCCCCCACCTTCAAAGAGGTGGATGTGCTGATCGCCATGCTGGCGCGCAGCGCGGTCGGCGCCCGTCTGACGGGCTACAACACCTGGCTGACCGGCCCCCGGGAAGCAGGCCACGTCGACGGCCCGGAAAACTTCCACCTGGTGATCGTCGATAATGGTCGTTCTAAGGCGTTGGGTACCCAGTTCCAGGACATTCTGCGCTGCATTCGCTGCGGCGCCTGTATGAATACCTGCCCTGCCTATCGCCATATTGGCGGCCACGGCTACGGTTCCATCTATCCCGGCCCGGTCGGTGCGGTTATTTCACCGCTGCTGGGCGGCTACGAGGACTTTAAGGATCTCCCCTACGCCTGCTCGCTGTGTACCGCCTGCGACAGCGTCTGCCCGGTGAAAATCCCGCTCTCTAAGCTGATCCTGCGCCACCGCCGCGTGATGGCAGAAGGCGGTATGACGCCAAAAGCCGAACAGCGCGCCACCCGGATGTTCACCATGGCCAACAGCCACCCCGGCCTGTGGAAAGTAGGGATGGTGGCCGGCGCCAAAGCGGCGAGCTGGTTTATTAAGGGCGGCAAAGCGCCGATTAATTCCGGCGTTATCGGCGACTGGACCGAGGCGAGGGACCTTCCGGAAGCAGACGGCGAAAGCTTCCGCAGTTGGTTTAAGAAACACAAAAAACAGGGGAATAAATAA
- a CDS encoding (Fe-S)-binding protein: MNVNFFVTCIGDALKSRMARDSVLLLEQLGCNVNFPEKQGCCGQPAINGGYIEDAIPGMKTLIAALEENDDPIISPAGSCTYAIKSYAEWLAGEPEWAKRAQRVADRMFDLTTFIVKELGVTSVGARLPGKAVYHPSCSLFRKMGVKDEPLTLLNHVEGLELLPFDAQETCCGFGGTFSVKMAAISGEMVKEKVSHMMEVQPDYLIGADVSCLINIGGRMQREGQPVKVMHIAEVLMSR, from the coding sequence GTGAATGTTAACTTTTTTGTCACCTGTATCGGTGACGCCCTGAAGTCGCGCATGGCGCGCGACTCGGTCCTGCTGCTGGAGCAGTTGGGCTGCAACGTCAACTTCCCGGAAAAGCAGGGCTGCTGCGGGCAGCCAGCCATCAACGGCGGTTACATTGAAGATGCCATCCCAGGCATGAAAACGCTGATTGCCGCACTGGAAGAGAACGACGATCCCATTATCTCCCCCGCCGGCTCCTGTACCTATGCCATTAAAAGCTACGCCGAATGGCTGGCTGGCGAGCCGGAGTGGGCCAAGCGCGCGCAGCGCGTCGCCGATCGTATGTTCGATCTGACCACCTTTATCGTCAAGGAGCTGGGCGTCACCAGTGTGGGCGCCCGACTGCCCGGTAAAGCGGTCTATCACCCCTCCTGCAGCCTGTTTCGTAAAATGGGCGTGAAAGATGAGCCCCTGACCCTGCTGAATCACGTTGAGGGACTGGAACTGCTGCCGTTTGACGCCCAGGAAACCTGCTGCGGCTTTGGCGGTACCTTCTCAGTCAAGATGGCGGCGATCTCCGGCGAAATGGTTAAAGAGAAGGTCTCCCACATGATGGAAGTACAACCCGATTACCTGATCGGCGCTGACGTCAGCTGTCTGATCAACATCGGCGGTCGTATGCAGCGTGAAGGCCAGCCGGTTAAAGTGATGCACATTGCTGAAGTTCTGATGAGCCGTTAA
- a CDS encoding L-lactate permease has translation MNDYLLFLLGVFPLLVMIVLILKVKTPIHYAVLITLAITLAFAWLFWDTPLQTLGSAVGYGIGKGLWPIVIVILGAIYSYNLMIKTGGMAVLKDVLASISDDKRIQVLLISWCFGGFLEAAAGYGTAVAIPIGILIALGFNPLKAAVASLVANTVPTAFGAVGIPVSILAEQANLPVTTLSGVVIVQLALFNILLPFVIVAIIGGGIKAIRGVFLITLLCGITTLIPQYIVAINLGAELPAFAGSLVSLIVVVIMAKSRKAPTEPAWRIETAGESQGLHYSGPQILRACTIYILIFVFIMLCSPLFPGLKASVSQLASTFHFPLAHGSSLPLKIEWIATPGVLIIIASLLGGIIQGASVPTLFSVFFSTVKQLKNSIIAITAIVAMATVMDISGLIASMAHTMVDVTGGAYLFIAPVIGAVGTFVTGSDTNANVLFGKLQVMAADKLHVDPNWLAAANTAGATGGKMISPQSIAIAVSATRMEGQGDKIMSGTLKYCCAYIVGLGLIVGLGWYLVMA, from the coding sequence ATGAACGACTACCTGCTGTTCCTGCTGGGCGTCTTCCCGTTGCTGGTGATGATCGTCCTGATTCTGAAAGTAAAAACCCCCATCCACTACGCTGTGCTAATCACCCTGGCCATCACTCTGGCCTTTGCCTGGCTGTTCTGGGATACCCCGCTCCAAACTCTGGGCTCCGCTGTAGGCTATGGTATCGGTAAAGGGCTGTGGCCGATTGTCATCGTGATTTTGGGCGCGATTTACAGCTATAACCTGATGATAAAAACCGGCGGCATGGCGGTTCTGAAAGACGTCCTCGCCAGTATCAGCGACGACAAACGCATTCAGGTGTTGCTGATTTCCTGGTGTTTTGGCGGATTCCTGGAAGCGGCCGCCGGTTACGGCACCGCGGTGGCAATCCCCATCGGTATTCTGATCGCCCTCGGTTTTAATCCGCTGAAAGCGGCTGTCGCTTCACTGGTCGCCAACACCGTGCCCACCGCGTTTGGCGCTGTGGGCATTCCGGTGTCGATTCTGGCGGAACAGGCCAATCTGCCGGTCACTACCCTGAGCGGCGTGGTGATCGTCCAGCTGGCGCTGTTCAATATTCTGCTGCCCTTTGTGATTGTCGCCATTATCGGCGGCGGCATTAAGGCCATTCGCGGCGTGTTTCTGATTACCCTGTTATGCGGCATCACCACCCTGATTCCTCAGTATATTGTGGCGATCAACCTGGGTGCCGAACTGCCCGCTTTCGCCGGTAGCCTGGTAAGCCTGATCGTGGTAGTCATTATGGCGAAGAGCCGTAAAGCCCCCACCGAACCCGCCTGGCGTATTGAAACTGCTGGCGAGTCTCAGGGGCTGCACTACTCCGGCCCCCAGATTTTGCGGGCCTGTACCATCTACATCCTGATCTTTGTCTTTATTATGCTGTGCTCGCCGCTGTTCCCGGGGCTTAAAGCCAGCGTGTCGCAACTGGCCAGCACCTTCCACTTCCCGCTGGCGCATGGCAGTTCTCTACCGCTGAAAATCGAATGGATTGCCACGCCAGGCGTGCTGATTATTATCGCCTCGCTGCTGGGCGGCATTATTCAGGGTGCCTCTGTGCCAACCCTGTTTAGCGTCTTCTTCAGTACCGTGAAGCAGCTTAAAAACTCCATTATCGCCATTACTGCCATCGTGGCGATGGCAACTGTGATGGACATCAGCGGCCTTATCGCTTCGATGGCGCATACTATGGTGGATGTTACCGGCGGCGCTTACCTGTTTATCGCCCCCGTGATCGGGGCAGTCGGTACCTTTGTGACCGGCAGCGACACCAATGCCAACGTGCTGTTCGGCAAGCTTCAGGTTATGGCCGCCGACAAACTGCATGTCGATCCCAACTGGCTGGCGGCGGCCAATACCGCGGGCGCCACGGGCGGAAAGATGATTTCCCCACAGAGCATCGCTATTGCCGTCTCCGCCACCCGTATGGAGGGTCAGGGCGACAAGATTATGTCCGGCACCCTTAAGTACTGCTGTGCCTATATCGTCGGTCTGGGCCTTATAGTAGGTCTGGGCTGGTATCTGGTTATGGCCTGA
- the epmB gene encoding EF-P beta-lysylation protein EpmB — translation MAHIVTPNTPSREDWLLQLADVITDPEELLHLLNVDPDEVLRAGYDARRLFALRVPRAFAARMEKGNPHDPLLRQVLTAREEFIEAPGFSTDPLEEQHSVVPGLLHKYRNRALLMVKGGCAVNCRYCFRRHFPYAENPGNKRSWQAAVDYIAQRPELDEIIFSGGDPLMARDAELAWLIERLAAIPHLKRLRIHSRLPIVIPARITDMLTELLGGTRLQVLLVNHINHAREIDDDFRVAMARLKRVGVTLLNQSVLLRGVNDSAPALAELSNALFDAGVMPYYLHVLDRVQGAAHFMVDDETARRIVRELLTLVSGYLVPRLTREIGGEPSKTPLDLHLP, via the coding sequence ATGGCACACATTGTAACCCCAAACACCCCCTCCCGAGAAGATTGGTTATTACAACTTGCCGATGTAATCACCGATCCGGAGGAACTTCTGCATCTTTTAAATGTAGACCCGGATGAGGTCCTGCGGGCAGGATATGACGCCCGGCGTCTGTTCGCCCTGCGCGTTCCGCGCGCGTTTGCCGCCCGCATGGAGAAAGGCAATCCGCACGATCCGCTGCTGCGCCAGGTCCTGACCGCCCGCGAAGAGTTTATCGAAGCCCCGGGCTTTAGCACCGATCCGCTGGAAGAGCAGCACAGCGTGGTACCGGGGCTACTGCATAAATATCGCAATCGCGCCCTGCTGATGGTGAAGGGGGGCTGCGCCGTCAACTGCCGCTACTGCTTCCGCCGTCATTTTCCCTATGCTGAAAATCCGGGGAATAAACGCAGTTGGCAGGCGGCTGTCGATTATATCGCCCAACGCCCGGAACTGGATGAGATTATCTTTTCCGGCGGCGATCCGCTGATGGCGCGCGACGCGGAGCTGGCCTGGCTTATCGAACGGCTGGCGGCGATCCCGCATCTTAAGCGACTGCGTATCCACAGCCGCCTGCCGATTGTAATTCCGGCGCGCATTACCGACATGCTGACTGAACTGCTGGGCGGCACTCGCCTGCAGGTCCTGCTGGTCAACCATATCAATCACGCCAGAGAGATCGATGACGATTTTCGCGTCGCGATGGCACGCCTGAAGCGAGTCGGCGTCACGCTACTGAACCAGAGCGTTCTGCTACGCGGCGTCAACGACAGCGCGCCAGCCCTGGCAGAGCTGAGCAATGCGCTGTTCGACGCCGGTGTGATGCCTTACTACCTTCATGTACTCGACAGGGTTCAGGGCGCAGCCCACTTTATGGTGGATGACGAAACTGCACGACGCATTGTACGTGAACTCCTGACCCTGGTTTCCGGTTATCTGGTTCCCCGACTCACCCGGGAGATCGGCGGAGAACCCAGTAAAACCCCGCTCGATCTGCACCTTCCCTGA
- the efp gene encoding elongation factor P produces MATYYSNDFRGGLKIMLDGEPYAVESSEFVKPGKGQAFARVKLRRLLTGTRVEKTFKSTDSAEGADVMDMTLTYLYNDGEFWHFMNNDTFEQLAADAKAVGDNAKWLLDQAECIVTLWNGQPISVTPPNFVELEIVDTDPGLKGDTAGTGGKPATLSTGAVVKVPLFVQIGEVVKVDTRTGEYVSRVK; encoded by the coding sequence ATGGCAACGTACTATAGCAACGATTTTCGCGGCGGTCTTAAAATCATGTTGGACGGAGAGCCGTACGCGGTTGAGTCCAGTGAGTTCGTTAAACCGGGTAAGGGCCAGGCCTTTGCTCGCGTGAAGCTGCGCCGCCTGCTGACCGGCACCCGCGTTGAGAAAACCTTTAAATCCACTGACTCCGCAGAAGGTGCAGATGTCATGGATATGACCCTGACTTACCTCTACAACGACGGTGAGTTCTGGCACTTCATGAACAATGACACCTTCGAGCAGCTGGCTGCCGATGCCAAAGCCGTGGGCGATAACGCGAAATGGCTGCTGGACCAGGCTGAATGTATTGTGACGCTGTGGAACGGTCAGCCGATCTCCGTCACCCCGCCGAACTTCGTTGAGCTGGAAATCGTGGATACCGATCCCGGCCTGAAGGGCGACACCGCAGGTACCGGCGGTAAACCGGCTACCCTTAGCACCGGCGCTGTGGTAAAAGTACCGCTGTTCGTACAGATTGGCGAAGTGGTCAAAGTTGACACCCGCACCGGTGAGTACGTTTCTCGCGTGAAGTAA
- a CDS encoding entericidin A/B family lipoprotein, whose product MNRLTRFLLPLLVASALLSGCNTFRGFGEDVQHLGGAIQRATN is encoded by the coding sequence ATGAACCGTCTGACTCGATTTCTGCTCCCTCTTCTTGTCGCCAGCGCCCTGCTGAGCGGCTGCAATACGTTCCGCGGCTTTGGCGAGGACGTCCAGCATCTGGGTGGCGCCATTCAACGCGCAACAAACTGA